The Pyxidicoccus trucidator genomic sequence CATCGGGAACTACGGGTGGCGGCATGGAGGCGGGGACAACGCGCCCATCGGGCAGGCCGGGCTGGTGCTCTTCGATGCCGCGGGGCAACGGCTGTCCGCCTACGACTCGGTAGCCGCGGGGACGGACATCATCGTGGACTGCTACGCGCTCAACGTCGCTTCCGATGACGAGACGTGGCTCTGCTTCTACACGGACTTCCCGCTCGTCCGTCTGCGCTCCGGTGAGGCGCCCTTGGTCTGGGAGACGCCAGTCCGCGGCGTGCGCGCGCTCGCCGTCAATGCCACGCACGTCCTGTTCGGCGGCTCGTACAAGTCCCCTGGGGACTTCCAGCTCTACCGGCTGCACGACAAGGGAGTCCGCCGTCTGCGCCCGGTACGCTCCCTCGAGCTCACGGATGAGGCCGGCACTCCCTGGAAGCCCACCTGGCTGAGCGGGCGGGGCCCATGGATGTACGGCATCGAGGGGACACGGGCCTTCCGAATCGACGTGGACACCCTGGTGGTCGCTGTCGACTCCTGGCACTCCGGGACGTCGCGGCTGGAAGGACTGGGGGACGCTTCCTGAAGCCCGGCGCGTGCGTGCTAAGCACGCGCCATGCGAACCGCCCTCTCCGTTCCCGTCCTCCTCGCGCTCGCGACCGGCTGTGCCACCGGTCGCGGCGCCGCGCCCTCGCAGCCCGAGGCCGCTCCCACCGCCGAGGCTGCTCCCGCCGCCGAGGCGCCTCGCGCTCCCGCGCCGGAGAAGAAGTTCTCCATGCGCATGTACTACATGGCCTTCTTGAAGCGCGGGCCGGCGTGGACGAAGGAGCGCACGCCCGAGGCCATCGAAGCCGGCAAGGGGCACATGGCCAACATCGATCGGCTCGCGAGGTGCGGGAAGCTCCTCATCGCCGGCCCCTTCGATGTGCCGGCCGATGCGCCGCCAGACGCCATGGCCGGCATCTTCATCTTCGACGTCGCCACCCGTGAGGAGGCAGTCGCCCTCACCGCGCAGGACCCGGCCGTGAAGGCCGGCCGCTTCGCCATCGACGTGCTGCCCTGGTACGGCCCCACTGGCCTCACGTACGAGGGCCACATCCCCGCCGAGCCCGGCCTGTCCTGCACGCCGTAGCCGCTCGCGAGCGTGTCGGCCCCTGGCTCAGTGGATGCCGGGGGCCGCCTCTCCCGCGCCCTCGTGCCGCGGGGCCGGCGCTTCGCTCCGCGCGTACTGGGCCATGCCTCCGAAGTCCAACATGGTGCAGGGCTCGTCCCCGACCACCCAGGCGTCATGGCCGGGCGGGATGCTGACCATGTCCCCCGCGACGACCTCCGCCCGCGTGCCGTCATCCATGACGATGGCCAGCCGGCCGGAGAGGACGTAGCCCGCGTGGGCGACCTGGCAGCTCTCCGTGCCCGCGATGGGCTTGACGTCCTGGGACCACTTCCAGCCCGGCTCGAAGACGGCCATTCCCACGGCGGCGCCGTCACCGAAGTTGAAGATGTCCGCATGGCCGTGCGCCACGAAGGGCCGGCGCTCGTCCGGTGCCGAGACGTGCTTGATGGTGAGCTCACTCATGGCGCATTCCTCCGCGTCCCGTGGGCGGAGCACTCCATGTGCTCCTGCTCCCACGCGGCCGCCCCTGTGTCTCCAATTGGAAACTAGGGGCGAGCCGGGACGACGGCAGCGCTCAGGTGAGGAACTCCAGGTTCATGGACAGGCCGGCGTCGAACTCCGGCGCCTGCCGGAGCTGCTCCAGTACGACTTGCGTGCAGTGGAGCGTCACCTGCGCATGGGTGCCCGGGTCGCTGATCCACCGCACCGCGCTCATCAGGTGCCGTGCCCGGAGGAACCCCAGCACTGCGTCGCGGAAACGGCGGCCCTCCTCGCACCCGGCCGCATAGAGGTGCGAGCGGTCCAGGGCAGGCGAGGAGGCTGCCGCCCGGCTGCTCCGCCCGCGCGAGGACAGCGACCTCGACGGCCGGGGACTTTCTCGGGGTAGGACGATGGCTTCAATCCACATCGCTTCACCCTCCGTGCGTCAGGCCGTGCAGCCTGCTTGAAGATTATCGGATAGGACGCGTCCAGGTTTCTCAAGTTCGTATTCGCCCTGGAGGGTGGGGCCGAGCGACCCCAATGGCACGGGTGGGCCGTAAGGCCCCCGCTCGCCGCCCCGGAGAGGAGGCAGGCCTCCAAGCGCCCGCCTGCCTGGCTGCTCTGCCGAAAATGGCATCGGCGCCGGGAGTTCCAGGCACTTGTGGGAGGCGCACCTCGGTGAACCCCGTGGGGCTCCTGCCATGCGGGCCGCCACTTCCTACCTTGACGGGTATGAAGTCCACGCGTCGCCAACTCCCGGTCTACGTACCCCCGCGCACGGTGTGGGCCGTGGGGCTCCAGGTCCTGCTGCTCGGCTTGTGTTGGGTCGCCATCCGGCAGTTGTACCCGGTGCTCACGTTGCTGGCCGTCGTGCTGCTGCTGTCCATCGCCCTGGACCCGCTGGTGCGGCAGCTGGAGCGCTGGAAGGTGAAGCGGGGGCTGGGCGTGGCCATCGTCGCGCTGCTGCTGCTCGGCATCATGGGCCTGCTGGTGGGCACGCTGGTGCCCATGCTGGTGCAGCAGCTCCAGGCGCTCGCGCAGTCCGCGCCGGAGCGCATCCAGCAGCTCGTCCAGTCGGAGTGGGCTCAGGAGCTGAACCGGAGATACGGGGTGCAGATCCGCGCGGAGGACCTGATTCGCTTCGAGCCGGCAGACCTGGCGGGCCGGGCCATCGGCGTCCTCTCGTCCACGCTGGGGCTGGTGGCGGCGGGCATCACCGTGGTGGCCCTCACCGTCTTCAGCCTGCTGTTCGGCGCGGACCTCTACGAGAGCATCCTCCAGTGGGTCTCACCCCGGCGCCAGCCGCGCGTGCGCTTGCTGGTGGGGCGGATGCGCGAAGCGGTGGGCAACTACCTCGCGGGCACCCTGCTGGTGATGACCATCGGCGGCACGGTGGCGGCCACCGTGGCCCTCATCCAGGGCGTGCCGTACTTCCTGGCGCTGGGGCTGGTGGTGATGATGCTGGGGGTCATCCCCTACATCGGCAGCGTCATCAGCGCGGTGCTGGTGGCCTTCACCACGTTCGCCACCCTGGGGCTCAAGCCCGCGCTCATCGCGCTGGCCATCTTCATCGGGTACCAGCAGCTCGAGTCCAACGTGCTCAGCCCCGTCATCCAGCGGCGGGCCATCCGGATGAACCCGCTGCTCATCTCCATCGTCGCGCTCTGCGGTGGGGCGCTGGCGGGCCTGGCCGGCGTCGTGCTCTCCGTGCCGCTGGCCGCCGCGGTCCAGGTGCTCGTGCAGGAGGTCCTCAGGGACCGCCATGAGGGCTGGACGCGGGCGCATCACCGCGAGCTGGCACAGCGGGAGACGGGGCGCGGCGCGGTGGAGGAGGGGCTCCTGTACGGGCCCGGGGAGGCGCCCCCCGCCGCGCCGATGGGCAAGCCGGAGCAGCACACCGACGCTCCGGAGCGTCACGGCCGTCACTGAGGCCGCCAGGGCCGTCAGGAAAATGCGAAGGGCCCCCGGAGTGCTTCCCGGGAGCCCTTCCCCTACTCAGCCATCACCCCGGTCTGGAGCCCACCCCGGCACGGAGCCGGGGCGGGAGACCGGCGTGGGGCTTCAGCGCTCCGCCGGAGCGGCGCGGCCCTGCGAGGTGCTCTTCTTGCCAGACGGCCCGGCCGCCACGGCCGCGCCGACGCCGAACACCAGGTCGTCACGGTCGTTGTAGCTGCCGGAGGTGCAGGCGCTGGCCGTGCCGCCGTAGCGGAACTGCGCGCGGATGGCGTGCGTGCCCGCCGCGCCCAGGGTGAACGTGTGCGTGAAGACGCGCGCCACGCCGCCCGCGGTGCAGGCCTGGTTGGTGCTCAGCGCCGTCCAGGCCGGGGTCCCCACATTCGTCGTGTAGTAGAGGTCGAACCGGTCCGTCGTACCCCAGCACCAGGCCGTCACTTCCACAGTGACCTGCTTGCCAGCGGCGAACGGGCCGTTGTCCACCGTCTTGATGACCACCCGGTCAATGCTCTCGTCGGAGTGGTACGTGCCGCTGCTGCCATCCGCGCACGAGTCATTGAGGGTGTTGGGCTGGTTGGGCTCGGCGCCGCCGGACAGCGTGCCGCGGCCGTTGACCAGCGTGGTGCCCGTGTCGCAGCCGCAGACCGTGCCGCAGGCAGGAGCCTGGCGGGCAGTGTCGAAGGCGGCGGCGACCGGCGTGCACACGTTGGAGGTGGTGAAGCTGCGCGCCGTGCTGTAGGCGCCCGTGCCGCAGGTGTCCGCCGCGCGGGCCCGCCAGTAGTACGCGGTGGAGCTGGAGAGGGCCGGAGTCACCGTCCAGGCGCTGGCCGCCAGCGTGTTGTTGGAGCGCACCACGTTGGTGAAGGCCGAGTCGGTGGCGACCTGCACTTCGTAGCGGGTGGCACCCGCCACGTCGCTCCAGTCGAGCGCCGCGGAGGTGGCGACGCCCGTGGCGCCGTCGGCCGGGGTGCTCAGCGTCGGAGCGGCCAGGGTGACGCAGCCGCGCGTGGTGAAGCTGAACGTCGAGGACCACGCGCCCGTGCCGCCGCACGAGTTCTTCGCCCTCACGCGCCAGAAGTACGAGGCGTTGGTGGAGAGCACGGGAGAGACGCTCCAGTTGCTGGCCGCCAGCGTGGTGGCGGTGGCCACGACGTTGGTGAAGGCGGAGTCCGTGGCGACCTGGACCTCATACGTGGAGGCACCCGACACGTCCGCCCAGTCCAGCGCGGCGGCCGGCTCGACGCCGGTGGCGCCGTTGGCGGGGGTGGACAGGGTGGCGGCGCCCGGCGCGGTGCAGGCCGGCGTGGCGCAGCTGCAAGTGCTGGCGGGACCGTAGCAGGCGCTCGAGGAGGCCGGGACGACGGAGTAGCAGTACTGCCGGCCGTTGGCGACCTCGGTGTCGGTGTAGCTGGTGCCGGTGACGGTGGCGACCTTGGCCTTGCCGAAGTCACAGCCGGCGAAGCCCTCCGTCTTCATCACCCAGTACTGGGAGGCGCCCGCGGACGCCGTCCAGTTGAGGGCCACCTGGCCGTCACCCGCCGTGGCGGTGTGCGTCGGGGCGGCCGTGGGGCCGGCGGCGCAGCCCGCGTTGACCGGGGCCGGCGTGGAGCAGGCGATGTTGTGGCGGTTGTAGGCGGCGTAGATGGCCGTCATGTGCGGCGTGCCGTCATTCAGGTTGCCGTTGTCGTCGTCCGCGGCCAGCCACTGCATGTAGCCGTTGGTGGCGCCACAGCCGTCGGAGGTGCCGGCGGTGCAGTTACAGCCGTGCCACGTGCCGATGTTGCCGCTGCCCTGGTAGAAGACCTTGTTGCCGACGATGAAGGCGGTGTTGGAGTCGTAGTTGAAGGGCGCCGCCGTCAAGTCACGCGTGACGAGGTCCCAGGCGGCCTGGCGCGCGGGAGACGCGGCGCAGTGCACCTGACGGCCGCAGGGGCCGGTGCTGGCGCTGCACATGGGGCACACGAAGTTCTGCGGCGTGGCCGGGACGTTGTTCACGCTGGCCGCCCAGTCCGCGTCGCGCACACCGGAGCACTTGGTGTTGCACCACGACTGGCCGGAGACCTGGGCCTCCTGCTGGTTGTAGCCGCTGCCGTCCGGCGTCAGGCCGCAACCGCGGTTGCTGGTCTGGAAGAAGCCGTAGCCGACGCAGGACGTCTGCAGGCGGTAGATGGCCGCGATGTCCGCGTAGCCCTCGGAGGAGTTGGACAGGGTGCCGTTGGCGTCGAAGTCGTCCATGCCATGGCCCCACTCGTGGTCGAACACGGCGCCAATCTCACCGGTGTTCCGGCAGCCACCGCCGCTGCGGTAGAAGTTGACGGACGAGCCGTTCCAGAAGGCGTTGCAGGTGCTGTTGATGTTGACGTTGGAGACCAGCTGGGTGGACGACAGCCAGCTGTTGGTCGGGATCCAGCCGCGAGCCTGCTCGGCCAGCTTGCCCAGCTCGTAGAAGCTGGAGCGCGCCGCCGCGGTGTTGCCCGCGGAGGTGCCGGCGGGCACGGTGCAGTCGTGGTCGTTGTTCACGCCACCCAGGTTGATGTTGCCCGTGCCGGAGCTGACGCTGATGGCGCCGCAGCTGTCGGCGACGCGGACGTGCTTGCCGGCCAGCGTGGTGGTGACGGTGCCGGAGCTGTAGTTGAAGATGCCTGCGGAGTCCGTGAAGTTGTTGGGCGACGCCAGGCCGGTGTTGGCCCACGGCATGGGCGTGTTGGGCTGCATGGTGCCGCAGACCGTGTTGTCGGCGCAGGTGCCGATGTTGGTGGTCGGGTAGACGCCGCCGGTGATCTGCGCGTCGAAGTAGTGGTTGTCGTCCTCGATGGCGAGGACCTCGGCCGTCTGGGCGTCGACAGTCACCTTCCAGCGCTGCTGGGCGTCCGGGTCCTGGAAGCCGTAGGCGTAGACGAGCTGGTGGGCGTAGCCGGTGCCGACGGCGCCGTTGAACGCCTCACCCTGACGGGAGACGGGGGCGAGCTCGAGCGTGGGCTGCTGCCACAGCTGCTGCGGGGTGGTGAGCAGGCCGATGAAGCCATTGCCAGCCACCAGCGCGTCTGCCGGAGCGAACGCGGGGCGGGTGTCGATGCCGACGTTGGCCCAGGCCTCGGTGCCCAGGAGGATGAGGTTACCGTGGCTGATGGTGGCGGCCACGCGCGCGTGGCGCACGGCGATGCCGTTGACCTGCTGCGGGATGTGCACCTGCCAGAGGTGCTCGGCCACCTGCGTGACGCGGGGCTCGCCCAGCTGCATCAGGTCGATGTTGAAGGCGGTCTGGTTGTCCGCGATGAACTTGAGGACGAGGTCCTCGACGACGGTGGCGTCGACATCGGCGACGGAACGGCCGATGGACTCACGCACCTGGTCCAGCGTGATCTTGTTGTTGAAGCCATCACCCGGGATGAGGGGGATGGAGCCCTGCACGGCGGTGGGGGAACCGGTCCGCGGGTCGATGTAGACGTGGAAGTCCTTGCCGTTGCGGGCAAAGAAGTCATCCCAGGCATCCTCACCGGACGCGCTCATGCTCTGGCGCGCGGTGTCCAGCGGGACGTTCTGGATGGGGAGGTACAGCTCGGGTTTGAAGAAGGCCTTGCCCGCGACGGCGCTCTGCCCGCCCTCGGGGGGCTGGAACGCCCAGCTCGCTGCTCCTACGAGCAGGACGCAACATGCTGCAAACACCTTGGAATGGCGCATGCGTTTCTCCTCTACGGGGGCCCGCGGGGTACGGGCCCGCGAGGGCTCCGCGTACGGAGCCCGGAGAACGCATTAGCGGTCCTGAAATAAAAACTGAATCCACGTAATTCCCGGTGAGATCTCCGAAAGCCCAGTCTCAAGGAAAACAAGGGGTAAGAGTGTTGACTGGAAGTTACTTTCGCGCACGGATTGTGAAACCACCCAGGCCGGGGAGCATGTATCTCTCCGTCAGGACTAAATAATTATTGACTGGGTGATTCTCGCCGCTAGCGCGGCCAGATGCGCACCCAGTCGTCCTGGATGAGCTTGCCGCTGGCGCTGTCGGTGCTGCCGCTGGCCATGAAGCCGCGAGGCGCGCCGAGCGCGAGGGCGCCGGCCTCCACCCACAACAGCAGCAGCGCGGCGGCGGCGAAGGCGGGCAGGCGCGGGGCCAGCGAGGGGCGGCGTGCCGCGAGGGCGATGAGGGGCAGCAGCAGCAGCGGCAGCAGCGCGGGGAAGATGGCGAGCAGGCCGCGCGTGTAGCCGAAGAAGGCGAGGGTGATGAGGGCGCGGTGCAGCACCACGGCGGTGAAGAGGGCGAAGGCGCGCCACGGCGGCAGCAACGACAGCGCGGCTCCGGCGAGCAGCAGCAGCAGCAGCGGCCACTTCAGCCAGGCCCCCTCGGGGACGAAGAGGTCCACGGGCGCGCGGTTGCCGCTCAGGCCGGAGGGCACGTTGGACGCGCCGAAGCCCAGGCCCAGGCCGTCCAGCCAGCGGTCCAGCTTGGCCACGCACAGGCGCGCGGCGTCGGCGGGGTGCTCGCGAATCCACGCCAGCCCCTCGGCATAGCCGTGCAGCAGCAGGCGGCGCTGGGCGGGGTTGGCCACGTCCAGGTTTCCCTCCTGGCCGAGCCGGTTCACCGAGTCCGGCGTGAAGCCGCCCGTGGCCCCGGCGTGGTTGGCCATGGCGAAGTTGATGGGGCCGTAGACGGTGACGGGGGCCAGCTCCGGCAGCGGCTCCAGCCCGGGCGTGCGCGCGTTGATGTCGCGCAGCACGCGCGCGTTGTGGACGGCCCACGGCGCCATGACGAGCGCGGAGACGAGCACCGCCGCGCCCCAGCGCACCGCCAGCGCGGGCAGCGGCGTCTTCCCCCGGTACAGCCACGCCCACGCGAGCAGGAAGGGCCAGAGGTAGAGGTGCTCGGCGCGGGTGAGCGAGCCCAGGCCCATGACGGCGCCCAGCAGCGCGGCGCCGGTCCACGTGGGCCCGGCGCGGTGCTGGAGCATCAGCGCGCAGGTGGCGGACAGGAAGAGGGCGTAGAGCACCTCGTTGCTGTACGTGGTGGAGAGCACCAGCCAGCCGAAGCTGGACGCGAAGAGGGCCGCGGCCAGCAGGCTCCAGCCGGTGCCGAGCACCTTGCGCCACCACGCCCACGTCAGGGCCACCGTGGCCGAGTTCAGCACCGCGAGGACGAGCTTGTAGGGGTACGCGCTGCCCTGGGGCTCACCCAGGACGCGGTAGAGCAGGCCCAGGGCCCAGGGGAACAGGGGCGGGTGGTAGGGCAGGGTGGCCTGGGAGGGCCGCTCGCGCGCCCAGTCGAGCGCGTACGTGTGGAAGAAGCGCGAGTCTCCGTAGAAGAAGATGGAGAAGGGCCAGTTGCGGTCGGGCACCGCCTGGAGGAACAGCCACCGCAGCAGCAGGCTGAGGCCGAACGTCGCCACGACACCCAGGGCCACCGGGTGTCGCGTCCACAGCTCCCGAGCGCTGTTGAAGAGCCGGCGCATGCCACCCCCAGGTCTGCCCGTACGTTACACAGGCCCGCGTCGCCGCGGCCAGGGGCGTGCTGGCCGGGCCCCCAGACGCTGCGCCGTGGCGTCAGCCTTCCGGGGGTGCCCGGCGGGACGAGGCCTCCCAGTCACGGGCACCCGCAGTCACGGCGGCGGGGGCGCCGAGTCCAGTGCCGCATAGCCGCGCGCCTCGGCGAACAGCCACTTCCGGAACGCGGCGAGCCCCGCGTGGTCGTCCGAGCGCGCGGGATACACGAGGTGGTACGCCTTGTCGGACTTGAGGCGCTCGGTGAAGAGCGGCACGAGCAGGCCCGCCTTCACCAGCGGGCGAATCAGCGTCGACCGGCCCAGGGCAATGCCGAGCCCTTCCACCGCCGCGCGGAGCATCGTCTCCGAGTCGTCGAAGTTGGCGACGAAGCGCTGGGGCGGGGTGCCGCCGTAGGTCTCGAACCATCTGCTCCAGGTGCCCGAGGAGCCCAGCAGGGGGAAGCGCTTCAGGGTTCGCGGGGTGGGGCGTCCCAGCCGCTCGATGAGCGCCGGACTCGCCGAGGGGGTGACCCAGTCGTCGAACAGGTGGACGGACCGCAGCCCCGGCCACTCTCCGCGTCCGAAGCGCAGTCCGGCATCGACCTCGAGGTCGCGCTCGAAGTCCACCAGGTCCACGGTCGACTGCAGGTTGAGCTCGAGCCGCGGATGCAGCTCGACGAAGCCCGGCAGGCGCGGCACCAGCCAGCTCGTCGCAAGCGAGGGCAGCACCGTGAGCGTCAGCACGTCATCGCGGCGCGCGCGGTACGGCCGCATCGCCTGCTCTATCGCCTCGAGGTGCTCGGCGACTCGCTCGAACAGCCTTCGTCCGTCGGCGGTCAGCTCGACGCCGCGTGCCTTGCGCACGAAGAGGCGCTGGCCGAGCTGCTCCTCCAGGCCGCGAATCTGGTGGCTCAACGCGCTGACCGTCAGGTGCAGCGACTGCGCCGCGTGCGACAGGTTGCCGTGGCGGGCCGAGGCCACGAAGCCCTGCAGGGCATACAAGGAGGGGCGGGACATTCCGGTGAGACCCTTGAGAGAAGTTCAAGTCAGGGTTGCAAAATCATCGCTTTTTCCCCAGCGAGGATGTCCCTACCTTGAGAAGCGTTCAACAAGAGGAGCATCGCATGAACATCTACAAGGGACTGTTGATGTCGCAAGGCTACCTGACCCGCGTCGACCTCGCCGACGACGCAAAAGGGGGCCCTGGCGCAGCGGAACGGGAACCCTGCCCTCCTCCCGGCGGCCGGGCAGCGGCCCTCCGGGGCGGCCCGCGCTCCGTGCCGGTGGCGCTCAGCGGCGAGGCTGCCGGCCTGGCTTGCGGTTGCGGCTGAGGGAGCGCCCTGCGCGTGAGCACTTGCGCTGCCGAGGGGCGCTCGCGGGGACCTCGGTGGCGTGGGTGGTCGGTGCTGGCACCGTCCACGCCACCGGGTGGGTGTGCCGCGCCACGGGGGCGCGGGGGTGGAGGCTACCGGAGGCAGACGGCTTCGACGTTGTTACCGTCCGGGTCCAGCAGGAACGCGGCGTAGTAGCTCGGGCTGTAGTCGGCGCGGACGCCGGGACGGCCGTGGTCCCTACCGCCGGCGTCGAGCCCGCCCTGGTGGAAGCGATCAACGGCGGCCCGCTCCGAGGCCCGGAAGGCCACGTGGGCCCCAGCGCCCGCCGCGTCCTTCGACTGATAGAGCCACAGGGCCGGCTCGCCCGGAGGCCCGAAGCCCGCGCTCGAGTCGTCGCGGGAGCAGAGCACCAGGCCCAGGGACTGGAGCGCGGCGCCGTAGAAGCGCACGCTCGCGTCGAGGTTCTTCACCTTCAATCCGATGTGGTCGTACACGGTGACCTCCTTGATGAGTGGACGGTCAGCCTAGGAGGCGGGTCGACGGCCAGACTTGGAGGATGTTGCGCTCGCCACGCGCGGCCTGCCGGAAGCTCCGGGGCGAGACTCCCGCCGCGCGGTGGAAGGTGCGCACGAAGTTGGAGAGGTCACCGAAGCCGACGTCGAACGCGATGTCGGTGATGGGCCGGTCATCGTCCGCCAGCAGGCGCGCCGCGCGGCGGAGCCGGGTGCGGACGAGGTACTGGTGCGGGGTCACTCCCAGCACCCTGGAGAAGAGGCGCAGGAAGTGGAACGGGCTGAGGCCGGCCTCTCGCGCCGCGCTGTCGAGGTCCACGGAGGCGTGCGAGTTCTCGTCCAGCCAGAGTGCCGCCTCCACCGCGCGGCGGCGGTCCTTCACCCGCGTCTCCAGCGCGCTGCGCCTCTTCCCGGAGACGACCTCCGCGAAGCGGGCCGCGAACAGCATCCCCACCTCGTCGACGCCCAGGTCGCTCCGGCCCTCGGCGGACGCCTGCGCCAGCTCGCCGAGCACCATCATCTCCGGCAGCGGCGGCACGGAGCCGGTCCGCCAGAGGTCGGTCGGCTCACCGAGCGCGGCGACCCACTCTTGAGAGAAGTGGAAGGACAAGCACTCGTCGCCCACGACATGGTCGTGCGCACACATGTACTCGTCGCCGGGATGGCCGAGCAGGAGCGACCCCGCCACCAGCTCGAAGGACCTTCCCCGCGTGTGGTAGCTGAAGCTGCCCTTGCGCACGTAGGCGATGGAGAAGCCGCTGTGCTGCTCGACGAACGGCGCGTCCGAGGGGCCGGCGCCACACCGGTAGTCGACCACCGAGATTGAGCCGCGCCGCAATACCGTCGTGGCGATCATTTTCCATCCAGTCTGCCCGCGGCGGTAGGGGCGGGCACCCGGGGCCCGTAGCCCAGGAGCGCACGGCGTACTTGGAGAATCTTGCGGTGGAGGGCGCCAGGCCCTGCGTCGCGAGGCGCACGGGCACGGAGCGCGCCTGGACGCGGCAGTCTCAGGCGTCGGCCGCTTCGCGCGCGGGCTCTCGGGGCATCAGGCCGTTGAACTCGTAGATGAAGGCGCCCTGGTCGGTGACGTCGACGGTGCAGGCGCCTGCGCGCTGGAGTTCCTCGAGCGCCGCCTTGGCTTCGGTGAAGGAGAGAGAGCTCTCCGCCGCCACCTCGGCGATGGTGACGCGGCCACCATGCTGCTTCGCGCAGGAG encodes the following:
- a CDS encoding YciI family protein, whose amino-acid sequence is MRTALSVPVLLALATGCATGRGAAPSQPEAAPTAEAAPAAEAPRAPAPEKKFSMRMYYMAFLKRGPAWTKERTPEAIEAGKGHMANIDRLARCGKLLIAGPFDVPADAPPDAMAGIFIFDVATREEAVALTAQDPAVKAGRFAIDVLPWYGPTGLTYEGHIPAEPGLSCTP
- a CDS encoding cupin domain-containing protein, coding for MSELTIKHVSAPDERRPFVAHGHADIFNFGDGAAVGMAVFEPGWKWSQDVKPIAGTESCQVAHAGYVLSGRLAIVMDDGTRAEVVAGDMVSIPPGHDAWVVGDEPCTMLDFGGMAQYARSEAPAPRHEGAGEAAPGIH
- a CDS encoding AI-2E family transporter, which encodes MKSTRRQLPVYVPPRTVWAVGLQVLLLGLCWVAIRQLYPVLTLLAVVLLLSIALDPLVRQLERWKVKRGLGVAIVALLLLGIMGLLVGTLVPMLVQQLQALAQSAPERIQQLVQSEWAQELNRRYGVQIRAEDLIRFEPADLAGRAIGVLSSTLGLVAAGITVVALTVFSLLFGADLYESILQWVSPRRQPRVRLLVGRMREAVGNYLAGTLLVMTIGGTVAATVALIQGVPYFLALGLVVMMLGVIPYIGSVISAVLVAFTTFATLGLKPALIALAIFIGYQQLESNVLSPVIQRRAIRMNPLLISIVALCGGALAGLAGVVLSVPLAAAVQVLVQEVLRDRHEGWTRAHHRELAQRETGRGAVEEGLLYGPGEAPPAAPMGKPEQHTDAPERHGRH
- a CDS encoding endopeptidase, which codes for MRHSKVFAACCVLLVGAASWAFQPPEGGQSAVAGKAFFKPELYLPIQNVPLDTARQSMSASGEDAWDDFFARNGKDFHVYIDPRTGSPTAVQGSIPLIPGDGFNNKITLDQVRESIGRSVADVDATVVEDLVLKFIADNQTAFNIDLMQLGEPRVTQVAEHLWQVHIPQQVNGIAVRHARVAATISHGNLILLGTEAWANVGIDTRPAFAPADALVAGNGFIGLLTTPQQLWQQPTLELAPVSRQGEAFNGAVGTGYAHQLVYAYGFQDPDAQQRWKVTVDAQTAEVLAIEDDNHYFDAQITGGVYPTTNIGTCADNTVCGTMQPNTPMPWANTGLASPNNFTDSAGIFNYSSGTVTTTLAGKHVRVADSCGAISVSSGTGNINLGGVNNDHDCTVPAGTSAGNTAAARSSFYELGKLAEQARGWIPTNSWLSSTQLVSNVNINSTCNAFWNGSSVNFYRSGGGCRNTGEIGAVFDHEWGHGMDDFDANGTLSNSSEGYADIAAIYRLQTSCVGYGFFQTSNRGCGLTPDGSGYNQQEAQVSGQSWCNTKCSGVRDADWAASVNNVPATPQNFVCPMCSASTGPCGRQVHCAASPARQAAWDLVTRDLTAAPFNYDSNTAFIVGNKVFYQGSGNIGTWHGCNCTAGTSDGCGATNGYMQWLAADDDNGNLNDGTPHMTAIYAAYNRHNIACSTPAPVNAGCAAGPTAAPTHTATAGDGQVALNWTASAGASQYWVMKTEGFAGCDFGKAKVATVTGTSYTDTEVANGRQYCYSVVPASSSACYGPASTCSCATPACTAPGAATLSTPANGATGVEPAAALDWADVSGASTYEVQVATDSAFTNVVATATTLAASNWSVSPVLSTNASYFWRVRAKNSCGGTGAWSSTFSFTTRGCVTLAAPTLSTPADGATGVATSAALDWSDVAGATRYEVQVATDSAFTNVVRSNNTLAASAWTVTPALSSSTAYYWRARAADTCGTGAYSTARSFTTSNVCTPVAAAFDTARQAPACGTVCGCDTGTTLVNGRGTLSGGAEPNQPNTLNDSCADGSSGTYHSDESIDRVVIKTVDNGPFAAGKQVTVEVTAWCWGTTDRFDLYYTTNVGTPAWTALSTNQACTAGGVARVFTHTFTLGAAGTHAIRAQFRYGGTASACTSGSYNDRDDLVFGVGAAVAAGPSGKKSTSQGRAAPAER
- a CDS encoding ArnT family glycosyltransferase, translated to MRRLFNSARELWTRHPVALGVVATFGLSLLLRWLFLQAVPDRNWPFSIFFYGDSRFFHTYALDWARERPSQATLPYHPPLFPWALGLLYRVLGEPQGSAYPYKLVLAVLNSATVALTWAWWRKVLGTGWSLLAAALFASSFGWLVLSTTYSNEVLYALFLSATCALMLQHRAGPTWTGAALLGAVMGLGSLTRAEHLYLWPFLLAWAWLYRGKTPLPALAVRWGAAVLVSALVMAPWAVHNARVLRDINARTPGLEPLPELAPVTVYGPINFAMANHAGATGGFTPDSVNRLGQEGNLDVANPAQRRLLLHGYAEGLAWIREHPADAARLCVAKLDRWLDGLGLGFGASNVPSGLSGNRAPVDLFVPEGAWLKWPLLLLLLAGAALSLLPPWRAFALFTAVVLHRALITLAFFGYTRGLLAIFPALLPLLLLPLIALAARRPSLAPRLPAFAAAALLLLWVEAGALALGAPRGFMASGSTDSASGKLIQDDWVRIWPR
- a CDS encoding LysR substrate-binding domain-containing protein, producing MSRPSLYALQGFVASARHGNLSHAAQSLHLTVSALSHQIRGLEEQLGQRLFVRKARGVELTADGRRLFERVAEHLEAIEQAMRPYRARRDDVLTLTVLPSLATSWLVPRLPGFVELHPRLELNLQSTVDLVDFERDLEVDAGLRFGRGEWPGLRSVHLFDDWVTPSASPALIERLGRPTPRTLKRFPLLGSSGTWSRWFETYGGTPPQRFVANFDDSETMLRAAVEGLGIALGRSTLIRPLVKAGLLVPLFTERLKSDKAYHLVYPARSDDHAGLAAFRKWLFAEARGYAALDSAPPPP
- a CDS encoding VOC family protein, giving the protein MYDHIGLKVKNLDASVRFYGAALQSLGLVLCSRDDSSAGFGPPGEPALWLYQSKDAAGAGAHVAFRASERAAVDRFHQGGLDAGGRDHGRPGVRADYSPSYYAAFLLDPDGNNVEAVCLR
- a CDS encoding AraC family transcriptional regulator codes for the protein MIATTVLRRGSISVVDYRCGAGPSDAPFVEQHSGFSIAYVRKGSFSYHTRGRSFELVAGSLLLGHPGDEYMCAHDHVVGDECLSFHFSQEWVAALGEPTDLWRTGSVPPLPEMMVLGELAQASAEGRSDLGVDEVGMLFAARFAEVVSGKRRSALETRVKDRRRAVEAALWLDENSHASVDLDSAAREAGLSPFHFLRLFSRVLGVTPHQYLVRTRLRRAARLLADDDRPITDIAFDVGFGDLSNFVRTFHRAAGVSPRSFRQAARGERNILQVWPSTRLLG